The Candidatus Aegiribacteria sp. genome contains the following window.
ATAGAACCCGGAAAACATTTCTGCCCTCATTGCGGTGAAGAGCTGGTACTTGTTCGCATCCTGCAACCTCAACGGGGGCCTCCGTGAGAAAGGTGCACACCCTTTCTGCATTGTATCTGCTGCCAATTGTCTTCTTGAGGCAGCCACGGACGGGTTTATCCTTTGGAATCCGAATTGTCATTCAAGAGATTATCACTGTCTCCCTGCTTGAAAAAGCCAGTCTGGATCAACACTCTGGTATCCAATTGTTGACCGGCTTAGCCCTTTTTGACCAATTCCAGGAAAGAACTCCCATCACACGCCATTAATAGAAAACACAAAGAGAAGCTTCGCTTAATTCAACACAGGATTGTAGCACACGGGGCGTGTGCTACGAATCCTTTACTCGTTCGCCAGTTAATTATTGGTGTGATGCCATATACTCTGTAACAGCTTGGGACAATAGACCGGACCGAGTTTCTCCGTGATTTCTTGCGTAATTATCAACAGTGTTTAGTAATCTTTCCGGTATGGTGATATTTACACGTTTTGCTTTCAGTGATAATTTGCTAATATCAATATCTACTAAAGCCCAGAGACCATCTTTATAATTAGGATTATCTTTATGGCTTTCTATAGAGGTTGGCACAGGGATTGGTTCTGAATCAAGGAGCATTCCTTCGATATGACATTCTGCTGCTTCTTGAGACATAGCAATAGCTTCTTCAATTGACGTACCAACAGAGAAGCATCCTGGAATATCAGGAATAGTTACTCCGTAATCCGAGTTATTGTCCTTATGAATGACAATTGGATATTTCATTGTTTATCTCCACTTCCAACCGGCTTGCCGATAAATATTTCGCAGGGTACCGACAGGAAAATCCTTTTTCGGGTGTGGTACAGTTACTTTTCCTGATTTCACGGGATGTTTGAATTGGTGGTGGTCACCTTTGGTATGATGAAGTAACCATCCATCCTTTTTCAATTTCCTAATAATATCCCTGCTATTCATGGTGTGTATTATACACATGTTTCCTATACTGAGTCAAGAAGAGGTTTGAATTCATTCTTGATGTAGCTTTCTGCGTTTACAAATTAACTTCGATATCTCTGATTGCATGATGGATTTGCTATTATAGGCGAACGCCCTGCATAACCGGAACAGTACTCTCAAGCTAAAAATATAGCGGGTGTTTCCGGTTGATGCAGTTGTTCTGCATATTGATCATTCTTCATCATTAAATATGTATACTCTGTAATAGTCCTCAGGCTCATACACTGTTGCTACTGCACCGAACCGGTTCATATGGAGTTCCACAGTCTCATTGATGGGTAATCCCTCGAGAAACACTCCACCGAGCCACTCGCCTTCCGGGGAAAACACATCCC
Protein-coding sequences here:
- a CDS encoding type II toxin-antitoxin system HicB family antitoxin, with the protein product MKYPIVIHKDNNSDYGVTIPDIPGCFSVGTSIEEAIAMSQEAAECHIEGMLLDSEPIPVPTSIESHKDNPNYKDGLWALVDIDISKLSLKAKRVNITIPERLLNTVDNYARNHGETRSGLLSQAVTEYMASHQ
- a CDS encoding type II toxin-antitoxin system HicA family toxin, producing MNSRDIIRKLKKDGWLLHHTKGDHHQFKHPVKSGKVTVPHPKKDFPVGTLRNIYRQAGWKWR